A DNA window from Allokutzneria albata contains the following coding sequences:
- a CDS encoding LOG family protein, which yields MRVCVFCGSRPGRGTQYVETARTFGRLLGERGIGLVYGGASVGTMGEVADAALAAGAEVFGVIPHQLQAREIGHNGLTELHVVDSMHERKAKMAELADAFVALPGGIGTLEELFEVWTWSMIGIHAKPLALLDVKGFFRPLVSFADHLVAEEFLREEARELLLVDDDPGRLLDRLGAAA from the coding sequence ATGCGAGTGTGTGTCTTCTGCGGCTCCCGGCCGGGCCGGGGAACCCAGTACGTCGAGACGGCGCGGACCTTCGGCCGCCTGCTCGGGGAACGCGGTATCGGCCTGGTCTACGGCGGCGCTTCCGTCGGCACGATGGGTGAGGTCGCCGACGCCGCCCTCGCCGCGGGAGCCGAGGTGTTCGGCGTGATCCCGCACCAGCTGCAGGCTCGGGAGATCGGCCACAACGGGCTGACCGAGCTGCACGTGGTGGACAGCATGCACGAGCGCAAGGCGAAGATGGCGGAGCTCGCCGACGCGTTCGTCGCGCTGCCCGGCGGCATCGGCACGCTGGAGGAGCTGTTCGAGGTATGGACCTGGTCGATGATCGGCATCCACGCCAAACCCCTCGCGCTGCTGGACGTGAAGGGTTTCTTCCGGCCGCTGGTCTCCTTCGCCGACCACCTGGTGGCCGAGGAGTTCCTGCGCGAGGAGGCCCGCGAGCTGCTGCTCGTCGACGACGACCCCGGGCGCCTGCTCGACCGCCTCGGGGCGGCGGCGTGA
- a CDS encoding arylamine N-acetyltransferase family protein gives MDEETLRYLHARHLATVPFENLDIHLGVPIELTTDAVLDKVVKRRRGGFCYELNSAFAHLLAELGFRVEMLSAGVFRDGVAGPPFDHMALLVHLDEPWLADVGFGRHSTFPLRLDSRTPQEDPDGTFLLRSTEDGDVDVLRDGVPEYRLDPRPRRLTDFVPTCWYQQTAPGSPFRRGPTCSVAVPGGRITLAGDRLIRTTGGERTEEVLHSDAAILAAYREHFGVELPRVPTRP, from the coding sequence ATGGACGAGGAGACGTTGCGGTACCTGCACGCGCGGCACCTGGCCACGGTCCCGTTCGAGAACCTGGACATCCACCTCGGCGTCCCGATCGAGCTGACCACGGACGCGGTGCTCGACAAGGTGGTCAAGCGCAGGCGGGGCGGGTTCTGCTACGAGCTCAACAGCGCGTTCGCGCACCTGTTGGCGGAGCTGGGTTTCCGCGTGGAGATGCTGTCCGCCGGGGTCTTCCGCGACGGCGTCGCCGGTCCGCCGTTCGACCACATGGCGCTGCTGGTGCACCTGGACGAACCGTGGCTGGCCGATGTCGGCTTCGGCAGGCACAGCACGTTCCCGCTCCGCCTGGACTCCCGCACGCCGCAGGAGGACCCGGACGGGACCTTCCTGCTCCGCTCCACTGAGGACGGTGACGTGGACGTGCTGCGCGACGGTGTGCCGGAGTACCGGCTGGACCCGCGCCCGCGCAGGCTGACCGACTTCGTGCCGACCTGCTGGTACCAGCAGACCGCGCCCGGCTCACCGTTCCGGCGCGGCCCCACGTGCTCGGTGGCGGTGCCCGGCGGCCGGATCACGCTCGCCGGGGACCGTCTCATCAGGACGACGGGCGGGGAGCGCACGGAGGAGGTGCTGCACTCC